A stretch of Rhizobium sp. TH2 DNA encodes these proteins:
- a CDS encoding calcium-binding protein, which produces MKMTGSTYNDTLRGGKAKDLIYGNAGNDLISGWEEIGTGAADEIHAGGGNDLISGFSFNFSNPNRSKSRGASIDGDAGDDKLIVDAEGGAKITELSRLGLVAKVSGVEEIIYNFSEATLKQTLMGTKAGETIYGGENGAKIRGENGNDYLFAGRGDDVLNGGDGADFLSAAGGRNQLTGGAGADVFQFHLTEDYSYSNITDFQKGIDKIALVLDTGGPGFTLPKFGDQIRIIDREMDEMGYLNYDNGRIMDRGLFSGDADYFADEMIYEQSTGSFLQVFRDDDDNEYQVLLAHVDGQPNLDVNDFVFMVI; this is translated from the coding sequence ATGAAGATGACTGGTTCGACCTACAACGATACCCTGCGGGGAGGCAAAGCCAAGGATCTGATCTATGGCAATGCCGGAAATGACCTGATATCGGGCTGGGAAGAAATCGGCACCGGAGCGGCTGACGAGATTCATGCGGGCGGGGGCAATGACCTGATCAGCGGCTTCAGCTTCAACTTCAGCAATCCCAATAGATCGAAATCGAGAGGCGCCTCGATCGACGGCGATGCCGGCGACGACAAGTTGATCGTGGACGCGGAGGGCGGCGCCAAGATCACCGAACTCAGCCGCTTGGGCCTTGTCGCCAAAGTCAGCGGCGTTGAAGAAATCATCTACAATTTCAGCGAAGCGACCCTCAAGCAGACTCTGATGGGTACAAAAGCCGGCGAGACCATCTACGGCGGCGAAAACGGCGCAAAGATCCGTGGAGAGAACGGAAACGACTATCTCTTCGCGGGGCGCGGCGACGATGTGCTGAACGGCGGGGACGGCGCCGACTTCCTCAGCGCTGCCGGCGGACGGAACCAACTGACGGGTGGCGCAGGGGCGGACGTTTTCCAGTTCCATCTGACCGAGGACTATTCCTACTCCAACATCACCGATTTCCAGAAGGGCATCGACAAGATCGCGCTCGTGCTCGATACGGGTGGGCCGGGGTTCACGCTGCCCAAATTTGGAGATCAAATTCGGATAATCGATCGTGAAATGGACGAGATGGGTTACTTGAACTACGACAACGGCCGGATCATGGACCGTGGTCTTTTCTCAGGAGATGCCGACTACTTCGCCGACGAGATGATCTATGAGCAATCCACCGGCTCTTTCCTGCAGGTCTTTCGCGACGACGACGACAATGAATATCAGGTCCTTCTCGCCCATGTCGACGGCCAGCCCAATCTCGATGTCAACGACTTCGTTTTCATGGTGATCTAA
- a CDS encoding PAS domain-containing sensor histidine kinase, whose translation MADAQRGSVAGGWLRRGLTSLSGVERSIRESSRRLNFPPAIELARAEPALRKSIPILITAFLLVVAASRVFGIYGEVVRMEDTAGREAAFTASLVSAKLSTLPELTKRANAERAQAMLTELGKATPGAFRAHVLLADNGGYVIAGTGDGFFLKGRYLQVLLPELFSGEFEINRLLNISLSGREHLASFMPLQGKGGFVLAITPLDAISGHLRDEISLNVTLFTGISAIILVILYAYYTQAKRARDADDVFVESNLRVETALSRGRCGLWDFDMADGRLFWSRSMYEMLGIPPRNDVLSFGDMARMMHPDDNSIYSLARGIAKGELRNVDQIFRVRHAGGHYVWLRARAQIIRAHSGRVHLIGIAMDVTEQTKLAQRYAEADQRLADAIESTSEAFVLWDKNDRLVMCNAHYQQAYGLPDSVLVTGTERSSLMASACRPVIERRLADPDPENCQSQTTEVQLADGRWLQINERRTHDGGLVSVGTDITLLKRHQERLRESERRLMATIGDLSASRVKLERQKAALSVANANYQAEKERAEGANRAKSEFLANMSHELRTPLNAILGFSEILQSQMFGPLGSDKYHEYSCDIHDSGIHLLNVISDILDMSKIEAGQLQIKTEPTNLAVLIEESLRLISIAAGAKNIVVEQDISPDLNLQADRRAMKQILLNLLSNAVKFTNENGRVIVRARKIDGRVALVIGDTGIGIPRAAMQKIGQPFEQVQSQYAKSQGGSGLGLAISRSLTQLHGGAMRIRSAEGKGTVIGVRI comes from the coding sequence ATGGCGGATGCGCAACGAGGAAGCGTGGCCGGCGGCTGGCTCAGGCGTGGCCTGACGAGCCTTTCGGGGGTCGAACGAAGCATCAGGGAAAGCTCCCGGCGGCTCAATTTTCCGCCCGCGATCGAACTGGCGCGGGCCGAGCCTGCTCTCAGGAAATCGATCCCGATCCTCATCACCGCCTTCCTGCTCGTCGTTGCGGCATCGCGCGTCTTCGGCATCTATGGCGAAGTCGTGCGCATGGAAGACACGGCGGGTCGCGAGGCTGCCTTCACAGCATCGCTGGTTTCCGCCAAACTCTCGACGCTGCCCGAACTCACCAAACGCGCCAATGCGGAGCGCGCCCAGGCGATGCTGACCGAACTCGGCAAGGCGACACCCGGCGCATTTCGTGCCCATGTCCTGCTTGCCGATAACGGCGGCTATGTGATCGCCGGCACCGGCGACGGCTTCTTCCTCAAGGGCCGCTACCTTCAGGTCCTGCTGCCGGAACTCTTCTCCGGCGAGTTCGAAATCAACCGTCTGCTGAATATCTCGCTCAGTGGGCGCGAGCATCTCGCATCCTTCATGCCGCTTCAGGGCAAGGGCGGCTTCGTGCTGGCGATAACGCCGCTCGATGCGATTTCCGGCCATCTGCGCGACGAGATTTCCCTGAACGTCACGCTGTTTACTGGCATTTCGGCAATCATCCTGGTCATCCTCTACGCCTATTATACTCAGGCAAAGCGGGCGCGCGATGCCGACGACGTCTTCGTCGAATCCAACCTGCGCGTCGAAACAGCCCTCTCGCGCGGCCGCTGCGGATTGTGGGATTTCGACATGGCCGATGGCCGGTTGTTCTGGTCGCGGTCGATGTATGAAATGCTTGGTATACCGCCGCGCAATGACGTGCTCTCCTTTGGCGACATGGCGCGGATGATGCACCCGGACGACAATTCGATCTATTCGCTGGCCCGCGGCATCGCCAAGGGCGAACTGAGGAATGTCGATCAGATTTTTCGCGTGCGCCATGCCGGCGGGCATTATGTCTGGCTGCGCGCCCGCGCCCAGATCATCCGCGCCCATTCCGGACGCGTCCACCTGATCGGCATCGCCATGGACGTGACCGAGCAGACCAAGCTCGCCCAGCGCTATGCCGAGGCCGACCAGCGTCTGGCGGACGCCATCGAATCCACCTCGGAAGCCTTCGTGCTGTGGGACAAGAACGACCGGCTGGTGATGTGCAACGCGCATTATCAACAAGCCTATGGCCTGCCCGACAGCGTGCTGGTGACAGGCACGGAGAGAAGTTCGCTGATGGCCTCTGCCTGCCGCCCGGTGATCGAGCGCCGGCTTGCCGATCCGGACCCGGAGAACTGCCAGTCGCAGACGACGGAGGTGCAGCTCGCCGATGGCCGCTGGCTGCAGATCAACGAACGCCGCACGCATGATGGCGGGCTGGTTTCGGTCGGCACCGACATTACTCTGCTCAAGCGGCACCAGGAACGCCTGCGCGAATCCGAGCGCCGGCTGATGGCGACGATCGGCGACCTCTCCGCCTCACGCGTCAAGCTCGAACGGCAGAAGGCCGCACTCTCTGTCGCAAATGCAAATTACCAAGCGGAAAAGGAGCGCGCCGAGGGCGCCAACCGCGCCAAGTCCGAATTCCTCGCCAACATGTCGCACGAACTCAGGACGCCGCTCAACGCCATTCTCGGCTTCTCGGAAATCCTGCAGAGCCAGATGTTCGGCCCGCTCGGCAGCGACAAGTATCACGAATATTCCTGCGACATCCATGACAGCGGCATTCACCTGCTCAACGTCATCAGCGACATTCTCGACATGTCGAAGATCGAGGCGGGCCAACTGCAGATCAAGACCGAACCGACCAATCTGGCGGTTCTGATCGAGGAGAGCCTCAGGCTGATTTCGATTGCCGCCGGTGCCAAGAACATCGTGGTCGAGCAGGATATCAGCCCCGACCTCAACCTCCAGGCCGACCGGCGCGCGATGAAGCAGATCCTGCTCAACCTGCTCTCCAACGCGGTTAAATTCACCAACGAAAACGGCCGGGTGATCGTGCGTGCGCGCAAGATCGACGGCAGGGTCGCGCTCGTCATCGGCGACACCGGCATCGGCATCCCCAGGGCTGCGATGCAGAAGATCGGCCAGCCGTTCGAGCAGGTGCAGAGCCAATATGCCAAGAGCCAGGGCGGTTCGGGGCTCGGGCTTGCCATTTCCCGCTCGCTGACCCAGCTCCATGGCGGTGCAATGCGCATCCGCTCGGCCGAGGGCAAAGGCACGGTTATCGGCGTGCGGATTTAG
- the pepN gene encoding aminopeptidase N, with product MEATAGQVIHLADYRPTDFVLERVDLTFELDPRETLVIQRSLMHRREGADENAPLVLDGDELNLRAVAIDGNPIDESQYTVGPNTLTIRGLPTGTTFEVTVETIVNPEANTKLMGLYRTNGTYCTQCEAEGFRRITYFMDRPDVLGIYTITIIGDGTANPLMLSNGNFLGAGDYGDGRRFAAWYDPHPKPSYLFALVAGDLGVVEDTFTTMTEREVALKIYVEHGKEDRAAYAMDALKRSMKWDEEAFGREYDLDIFMIVAVSDFNMGAMENKGLNVFNDKYILADPETATDQDYANIEAIVAHEYFHNWTGNRITCRDWFQLCLKEGLTVFRDHEFSADERSRAVKRIAEVRHLKAEQFAEDAGPLAHPVRPNIYREINNFYTTTVYEKGSEVTRMIATLLGRDTFRKGMDLYFERHDGQAVTIEDFVTCFEEASGRDLTQFSRWYHQAGTPVVTVSAAYDASARNLKLSLEQMIPPTPGQQVKEPMHIPLAMGLILDNGSEATPSAVTGGEYSGGVLHLTDRAQEITFEGISSRPVVSLNRSFSAPVNLHFDQSVDDIIHIARHDGDLFSRWQAINHLAMQDLTSGVKSAGDGAATASEALTSVIKATIADEALEPAFRAQVLALPSEADIAREIGSNIDPDLIHDVRDSVIRSIAVKAIDEFAALYAGMKVDGAFSPDAASAGRRALGNSALTWLSYGDEDPARAAAAFGNANNMTELSHALMVLAHRFPETEAAADAIAAFEQRFSGNPLVIDKWFTIQATIPGADTLDRIKSLMESPHFAPNNPNRLRALIGSYAMANPTGFNRADGAGYRFLAEQIIDIDKRNPQVAARILTSMRSWRSLEQTRAGHARFALLQIDQSGPLSTDVRDLIDRMQKV from the coding sequence ATGGAAGCTACCGCCGGCCAGGTCATCCATCTGGCAGACTACCGTCCGACCGATTTCGTTCTCGAACGGGTGGATTTGACCTTCGAGCTCGACCCGCGCGAAACCCTCGTCATCCAGCGTTCGCTGATGCACCGCCGCGAAGGCGCCGACGAGAATGCGCCGCTGGTCCTCGACGGCGACGAGCTCAATCTGCGCGCGGTCGCGATCGACGGCAATCCGATCGACGAGAGCCAGTACACGGTCGGCCCCAACACGTTGACGATCAGAGGCCTGCCGACCGGCACGACCTTCGAGGTCACGGTCGAGACCATCGTCAATCCGGAGGCCAATACCAAGCTGATGGGGCTCTACCGCACCAACGGCACCTATTGCACCCAGTGCGAGGCCGAAGGCTTCCGCCGCATCACCTATTTCATGGACCGGCCGGATGTGCTGGGCATCTATACGATCACCATCATCGGCGATGGCACGGCCAACCCGCTGATGCTGTCGAACGGCAATTTCCTCGGCGCGGGCGATTACGGCGACGGCCGACGCTTCGCCGCCTGGTACGATCCGCATCCGAAGCCGAGCTATCTGTTCGCGCTTGTTGCCGGCGACCTCGGTGTCGTCGAAGACACGTTCACCACCATGACCGAGCGCGAAGTGGCGCTGAAAATCTATGTCGAACACGGCAAGGAAGACCGCGCGGCCTATGCCATGGATGCGCTCAAGCGTTCCATGAAGTGGGACGAGGAAGCCTTTGGCCGCGAATACGATCTCGATATTTTCATGATCGTTGCGGTGTCCGATTTCAACATGGGCGCCATGGAGAACAAGGGCCTCAACGTCTTCAACGACAAATACATCCTGGCCGACCCGGAAACCGCCACCGACCAGGACTACGCCAATATCGAGGCGATCGTCGCGCACGAATATTTCCACAACTGGACCGGCAACCGCATTACGTGCCGCGACTGGTTCCAGCTTTGCCTGAAGGAAGGCCTCACTGTCTTCCGCGACCACGAGTTCTCCGCCGACGAGCGCAGCCGCGCCGTCAAGCGCATTGCCGAAGTGCGGCACCTGAAGGCCGAGCAGTTCGCCGAGGATGCGGGCCCGCTCGCCCATCCGGTGCGGCCGAATATCTATCGCGAAATCAACAACTTCTACACGACGACGGTCTATGAAAAAGGTTCGGAAGTGACGCGCATGATCGCGACGCTTCTGGGTCGCGACACGTTCCGCAAGGGCATGGACCTCTATTTCGAGCGCCACGATGGTCAGGCCGTGACGATCGAGGATTTCGTCACGTGCTTCGAGGAAGCGAGTGGTCGCGATCTCACGCAGTTCTCGCGCTGGTATCATCAGGCCGGCACGCCTGTCGTCACCGTCTCTGCCGCCTATGACGCTTCGGCGCGCAATCTCAAGCTCTCGCTGGAGCAAATGATCCCGCCGACGCCCGGTCAGCAGGTCAAGGAACCGATGCACATCCCGCTGGCGATGGGCCTGATCCTGGACAATGGTTCGGAAGCCACGCCAAGTGCTGTCACGGGCGGTGAATATTCGGGCGGTGTGCTGCACCTGACGGACCGCGCCCAGGAAATCACGTTCGAGGGCATTTCATCGCGCCCGGTCGTGTCGCTCAACCGCAGCTTCTCGGCGCCGGTCAACCTGCATTTCGACCAGTCGGTCGACGATATCATCCATATTGCACGCCACGACGGCGATCTCTTCTCGCGCTGGCAGGCGATCAATCATCTCGCCATGCAGGACCTCACCAGTGGCGTGAAATCCGCGGGCGACGGCGCGGCGACAGCCTCCGAGGCACTGACATCGGTCATCAAGGCGACGATCGCCGACGAGGCGCTGGAGCCGGCCTTCCGCGCCCAGGTGCTTGCCCTGCCCTCCGAGGCCGACATCGCCCGCGAGATCGGCAGCAATATCGATCCCGACCTCATCCACGACGTCCGCGACAGCGTGATCCGTTCGATCGCGGTCAAGGCGATCGATGAATTCGCCGCACTTTATGCGGGTATGAAAGTCGATGGCGCGTTCAGCCCCGATGCAGCGAGTGCCGGCAGGCGCGCGCTCGGCAATTCGGCACTGACGTGGCTCTCCTACGGCGACGAGGATCCCGCCCGTGCCGCAGCAGCCTTCGGCAATGCCAACAACATGACGGAACTGTCGCATGCGCTGATGGTGCTGGCGCATCGCTTTCCCGAAACGGAAGCAGCGGCCGACGCCATCGCGGCGTTTGAGCAGCGTTTCAGCGGCAATCCACTGGTCATCGACAAGTGGTTCACGATCCAGGCGACGATCCCGGGGGCAGACACGCTCGACCGGATCAAGAGCCTGATGGAAAGCCCGCATTTCGCGCCGAACAATCCGAACCGGCTGCGCGCGCTGATCGGCTCCTACGCCATGGCGAACCCAACCGGCTTCAACCGCGCCGACGGCGCCGGCTACAGGTTCCTCGCCGAGCAGATCATCGATATCGACAAGCGCAATCCGCAAGTCGCAGCTCGTATCCTCACGTCAATGCGCTCGTGGCGTTCGCTCGAGCAGACACGTGCCGGACACGCCCGGTTCGCGCTGCTGCAGATCGACCAGTCCGGCCCGCTCTCCACCGACGTGCGAGACCTCATCGACCGCATGCAGAAGGTGTAA
- a CDS encoding xanthine dehydrogenase family protein molybdopterin-binding subunit: MNVPKFGIGASALRKEDFKLVRGEGNYTDDVRVENALHGFVWRSSHAHAWFKIVSTEAALASPGVHLVLTGEDVGHLGAMPSKEQVTQPDGTRNVKREAPVLCSGVAKHVGDALAFIVADTREQAEDAAELIKIEGDGLGSHVDLVTALDEGASLVWEELGSNQAFHYRIGDRQATDGAFATAAHTTELRVVNNRVISHYLEPRAVVGAYDAETDSFTLHTPSQGVHSMRSILAKDVFRVDPEKIRVITGDVGGGFGTKMFTYREYALVLEASRRLGRPVRWVSSRTEHALADTHGRDSIMDASLAFDADYRITGMRVDMVANMGAYLSQYGPMIPTMAALMATGVYDIPNLDYEIRGAYTNTTPVDAYRGAGRPEAAYLIERLMDSSARDLGVSPVELRRINFIKPDQFPYRTQSDCLYDVGEFDGHLQQALEMSGYGSFQERYDEAASRGKVRGVGLSTYVEICAFPGSEPAHLHLNLDGTITLFIGTQTNGQGHATAYSQLIAEKIGIDFDKIIVRQGDTAELKRGGGTGGSRSIPIGGVSVVRAGEDLAEKIKRIAGDELESAAEDIELVGGVARIAGTDRMLSFADVARAAKDPADIIAIADVKQDEATFPNGTHVVEVEIDPETGMTEIVNYQIVDDFGVIVNPILLLGQIHGGVAQGAGQALVEGVQYSEEGQLLTATFMDYAVPRAGDLPFFKFDTRNVPSVANALGIKGAGEAATIGSTPAVMNAVIDALHRGYGIKSLDMPATPGRVWEAIEAAKAG, encoded by the coding sequence ATGAACGTGCCGAAATTTGGTATTGGAGCCTCGGCGCTCCGCAAGGAAGACTTCAAACTCGTCAGGGGCGAGGGAAACTATACCGACGATGTGCGTGTGGAGAATGCGCTGCACGGCTTCGTCTGGCGCTCGTCCCATGCGCATGCCTGGTTCAAGATCGTCTCGACGGAGGCCGCACTTGCTTCGCCGGGGGTGCATCTGGTGCTGACCGGGGAAGATGTCGGCCATCTCGGCGCGATGCCGAGCAAGGAGCAAGTCACCCAGCCGGATGGCACCCGGAACGTCAAGCGCGAGGCGCCGGTTCTCTGCAGCGGCGTTGCCAAGCATGTCGGCGACGCGCTGGCCTTCATCGTCGCCGATACACGCGAACAGGCCGAGGACGCGGCCGAACTGATCAAGATCGAAGGCGATGGACTTGGATCGCATGTCGATCTCGTGACCGCGCTCGACGAAGGGGCATCGCTGGTCTGGGAAGAACTCGGCAGCAACCAGGCCTTTCACTACCGGATCGGTGACCGGCAAGCGACAGACGGGGCCTTCGCGACGGCAGCGCATACGACAGAGCTCCGCGTGGTCAACAACCGCGTCATCTCGCACTATCTGGAGCCGCGCGCGGTGGTCGGCGCCTATGACGCCGAGACCGATAGTTTCACGCTGCATACGCCGTCGCAGGGCGTCCATTCGATGCGCAGCATTCTTGCCAAGGATGTCTTCCGTGTCGATCCCGAGAAAATCCGGGTGATCACCGGCGATGTCGGCGGCGGCTTCGGCACCAAGATGTTCACCTATCGCGAATATGCGCTGGTGCTGGAGGCATCACGCCGGCTCGGCCGCCCGGTCCGCTGGGTTTCGAGCCGCACCGAGCATGCGCTTGCCGACACGCATGGCCGCGATAGCATCATGGACGCCTCGCTCGCCTTCGATGCCGATTATCGGATCACCGGCATGCGGGTGGACATGGTCGCCAATATGGGCGCCTATCTCTCGCAATACGGGCCGATGATCCCCACCATGGCGGCGCTGATGGCGACCGGCGTCTATGACATTCCCAATCTCGATTACGAGATCCGGGGTGCTTACACAAATACTACGCCGGTGGATGCCTATCGCGGCGCCGGCCGGCCGGAAGCCGCCTATCTCATCGAGCGGCTGATGGATTCCTCGGCGCGCGATCTCGGTGTCAGCCCGGTCGAACTGCGGCGGATCAATTTCATCAAGCCGGACCAGTTTCCCTACCGCACCCAATCGGACTGTCTCTACGATGTCGGCGAGTTCGACGGGCATCTGCAGCAGGCGCTGGAAATGTCCGGATATGGCAGCTTTCAGGAGCGCTACGACGAGGCGGCATCGCGCGGCAAAGTTCGCGGCGTCGGGCTCTCGACCTATGTCGAGATTTGCGCGTTTCCCGGCTCCGAACCGGCGCATCTCCATCTCAACCTCGATGGCACGATCACGCTCTTCATCGGCACCCAGACCAACGGCCAGGGCCATGCCACCGCCTACAGCCAGCTCATCGCCGAGAAGATCGGCATTGATTTCGACAAGATCATCGTCCGCCAGGGCGACACGGCTGAACTCAAGCGCGGCGGCGGCACAGGCGGCTCGCGCTCCATCCCGATCGGCGGCGTCTCGGTGGTCCGCGCCGGCGAGGATCTCGCGGAAAAGATCAAGCGCATTGCCGGCGACGAACTCGAAAGTGCTGCCGAGGACATCGAACTGGTCGGCGGCGTGGCGCGCATCGCCGGCACCGACCGCATGTTGAGCTTTGCTGACGTCGCCCGCGCCGCCAAGGACCCGGCGGACATCATCGCGATTGCCGATGTGAAGCAGGACGAGGCGACGTTTCCCAACGGCACGCATGTCGTCGAAGTCGAGATCGATCCCGAAACCGGGATGACCGAGATCGTCAACTACCAGATCGTCGACGACTTCGGCGTCATCGTGAACCCGATCCTGCTCTTGGGGCAGATCCATGGCGGTGTCGCCCAAGGCGCGGGACAGGCGCTGGTCGAAGGCGTGCAATATTCCGAGGAAGGCCAGCTGCTCACCGCCACCTTCATGGATTACGCCGTGCCGCGCGCGGGAGACCTGCCGTTCTTCAAATTCGACACCCGCAACGTGCCCTCGGTCGCCAATGCGCTCGGTATCAAGGGTGCGGGCGAGGCCGCCACGATCGGTTCGACGCCTGCGGTGATGAACGCGGTGATCGACGCACTTCATCGCGGCTATGGTATCAAGTCGTTGGACATGCCCGCCACCCCGGGCAGGGTCTGGGAGGCGATCGAGGCCGCCAAGGCTGGCTGA
- a CDS encoding DMT family transporter, which produces MDKTVANPARGIAMKVMSILLFISMQSMVKLAGPGIATGEITFFRSFFALVPIMVWLFFRGELGVSFKTANPMGHFYRGFIGVSSMALGFYGVVHLPLPEAVAIGYAMPLFAVVAGAVLLGEDVRRYRWGAVFAGFIGVVIIVWPKLTLFEQGGLSPNEISGVAAVLFSAALAAVAMVHVRQLVRTENTPTIVLYFSLSSAIFSLMTLPFGWNALPWSSAALLIGAGFVGGLGQILLTQSYRFADVSTIAPFEYTSIIWATLFGYYLFGDLPGGTLLFGAAIVIGAGVFILYRETRRKVPTHREDQTLTP; this is translated from the coding sequence ATGGACAAGACCGTCGCCAACCCCGCTCGCGGCATCGCAATGAAAGTGATGTCGATCCTGCTGTTCATCTCGATGCAATCGATGGTGAAGCTGGCCGGGCCGGGCATCGCGACCGGCGAGATCACCTTCTTCCGCTCGTTCTTCGCGCTTGTGCCGATCATGGTCTGGCTGTTTTTCCGTGGCGAACTGGGCGTTTCGTTCAAGACGGCCAATCCGATGGGGCATTTCTACCGCGGCTTCATCGGCGTCTCGTCGATGGCGCTCGGCTTCTATGGCGTGGTGCACCTGCCTCTGCCCGAGGCCGTGGCGATCGGCTATGCGATGCCGCTGTTCGCTGTGGTCGCGGGCGCGGTGCTGTTGGGCGAAGACGTGCGGCGCTATCGCTGGGGCGCGGTGTTTGCGGGGTTCATCGGCGTGGTAATCATCGTATGGCCCAAGCTCACATTGTTCGAGCAGGGCGGACTCAGTCCCAACGAGATTTCCGGTGTCGCGGCTGTGCTGTTTTCTGCGGCGCTGGCGGCGGTGGCCATGGTGCATGTGCGCCAACTCGTCCGCACCGAGAACACGCCGACGATCGTGCTCTATTTCTCGCTGTCATCGGCCATCTTCTCGCTGATGACGCTTCCCTTCGGCTGGAACGCATTGCCCTGGTCGTCCGCCGCCCTGCTGATAGGCGCCGGCTTCGTCGGCGGGCTGGGGCAGATCCTGCTCACCCAGAGCTATCGTTTCGCCGACGTCTCGACCATCGCACCCTTCGAATATACCTCGATCATCTGGGCGACATTGTTCGGCTATTACCTGTTCGGAGACCTGCCGGGCGGCACGCTGCTGTTCGGCGCGGCAATCGTCATCGGAGCGGGCGTCTTCATCCTCTATCGCGAGACGCGGCGCAAGGTTCCGACCCATCGCGAGGATCAGACGCTCACGCCTTAG
- a CDS encoding DUF2726 domain-containing protein: protein MSPEITLIAALFIGLVVGVAISRLRSSLRRREWRARDRAYSQSRPHVIPNVEPGPWLRESEVSSRPTDAADQLRIVMAASFSAQPLLSKSEVRVYQDLDAFVTACNPRWLVMAQVSLGEILKSRDAQAYSCINSKRVDLLLVDENCHPRHVVEYQGSGHHQGTAAARDAVKKEALRRAGIGYHEVVAGHTTPSELKRLVERLVESPASTQSTTTRTSTN, encoded by the coding sequence ATGTCACCAGAGATCACATTGATCGCCGCCCTATTTATCGGCCTTGTCGTAGGAGTGGCGATATCGCGCTTGAGGTCAAGCCTGCGGCGGCGTGAATGGAGAGCGCGTGACCGCGCATATTCCCAAAGCCGACCACATGTAATACCCAATGTTGAGCCTGGTCCGTGGCTGCGAGAGTCCGAGGTGTCTAGCAGGCCCACCGATGCCGCAGATCAACTGCGGATCGTGATGGCTGCGAGCTTCTCGGCACAGCCGCTTCTCAGCAAAAGTGAAGTGCGTGTTTACCAGGACCTCGACGCCTTCGTCACCGCCTGCAATCCGCGTTGGTTGGTCATGGCACAAGTGTCACTTGGCGAAATTCTTAAAAGTCGAGATGCCCAGGCATATAGTTGCATCAACTCCAAGCGGGTCGACTTGTTGCTGGTTGACGAAAATTGTCATCCTCGCCATGTCGTCGAGTACCAGGGTAGCGGACATCATCAAGGCACAGCTGCAGCGCGCGACGCAGTCAAGAAGGAAGCGCTGCGACGTGCCGGCATTGGCTATCATGAAGTGGTGGCTGGACATACGACGCCATCCGAATTGAAGCGGCTTGTCGAAAGGCTGGTTGAAAGCCCCGCATCTACGCAATCGACTACGACGCGGACATCCACCAACTGA
- a CDS encoding MFS transporter, giving the protein MIQSIRAVSSLIASVFILMSGFGLANYVVPLRALGEGWTATDIALIGAVYSAGYTLASFITPKFIRLTGHIRVFAANIALMVVSILLCALVADLWAWMAFRGMFGFAIASCYLIMESWINEKAENEYRGFMFSVYMVTAMGGTIAGPYIASLGDVMNTALFIVAAIILASAVFPVALSASSTPTPPTEVGFDLKSLWRRSPVAFVGTFLSGVIAGAWLNFAAVFAKMSGLTETGGANLIAAITVGAIVAQFPLGRVSDYVDRRAVMVFCCILGVIAGLWMFTLDARHEYQLYMAACLSGMVMFPIYSLNVAHANDMALPGEFVRISSGITVLYGVGVILGPLIGGQAIAYSGPSGLPVVLAIFFAIYGVYATYRILRRPAKV; this is encoded by the coding sequence GTGATCCAAAGCATACGCGCGGTATCGAGCCTGATTGCCTCGGTCTTCATCCTGATGTCGGGCTTCGGGCTGGCCAACTATGTGGTGCCACTGCGCGCCCTCGGCGAAGGCTGGACGGCGACCGACATCGCGCTGATCGGCGCGGTCTATTCGGCGGGCTATACATTGGCCTCGTTCATCACGCCGAAGTTCATCCGGCTCACGGGCCATATCCGCGTCTTCGCCGCCAATATCGCGCTGATGGTGGTGTCGATCCTGCTCTGTGCGCTGGTCGCCGATCTCTGGGCCTGGATGGCGTTCCGGGGCATGTTTGGCTTTGCCATCGCCAGCTGCTACCTGATCATGGAAAGCTGGATCAACGAGAAGGCCGAGAACGAATATCGTGGCTTCATGTTCTCGGTCTATATGGTGACCGCGATGGGCGGCACGATCGCCGGACCCTATATCGCCTCGCTCGGCGATGTGATGAACACAGCGCTGTTCATCGTCGCGGCGATCATCCTCGCCTCCGCCGTCTTCCCCGTCGCGCTCTCGGCTTCATCGACGCCGACGCCGCCGACAGAAGTCGGCTTCGACCTCAAGAGCCTGTGGCGGCGCTCGCCGGTCGCCTTTGTCGGCACATTCCTGTCGGGCGTCATCGCCGGGGCATGGCTGAACTTCGCAGCGGTCTTTGCCAAGATGTCGGGCCTCACCGAAACCGGCGGCGCCAACCTGATCGCGGCGATCACGGTGGGTGCGATCGTCGCCCAGTTCCCCCTCGGCCGCGTCTCGGATTATGTCGACCGTCGCGCCGTGATGGTGTTCTGCTGCATTCTCGGCGTGATCGCCGGGCTCTGGATGTTCACGCTCGATGCGCGCCACGAGTACCAGCTCTACATGGCGGCCTGCCTGTCGGGGATGGTGATGTTTCCAATCTATTCGCTCAACGTCGCGCACGCCAACGACATGGCACTGCCGGGCGAATTCGTGCGGATATCCTCCGGCATCACCGTGCTTTACGGCGTGGGCGTCATCCTCGGACCGCTGATCGGCGGACAGGCGATCGCATATTCCGGCCCGAGCGGGTTGCCTGTCGTGCTGGCCATTTTCTTCGCGATCTACGGCGTCTACGCGACCTATCGCATCCTGCGGCGGCCGGCCAAAGTGTGA